The following is a genomic window from Butyricimonas faecihominis.
ACAATTCTTCCCGTTAAGAATTTGACTCTGCGCGCTTATTACGATCTTGCCAGTAAGAACATCGAAGAAGACGAGACTAAAGATCAACAGAATTTAGCCTTCTTCGCTGGTTACAAACACGAGTTATTCTCCATCGGAGCTGAATATAACCAAATGTATAACACCAAGTTCAAGGAAGACAACGATCAATCCGGATTCTCCGTTTATTCTACTATCAAGCTGGAAGATCAATTCAATCTCTTCGGAAGATATGATAACCTAGGTTCCAAAGATGATTGGAGCAGTGCTGACGGACAACGAATCTTAGTAGGTGTTCAATATGCCCCGATCAAACAACTAAAAATCGCCCCGAATTTCTCCACTTGGAACCCAAGAGACGGTAAATCAAGCTCTTTCGTCTATCTGAACATCGAATTCAAGTTGTAACATTAATGTAACAAATGCGCAACATTCGTGTAACAAGATTCATCTAAACTTGCAGTGTAATAAATGAATCAGAAGACGTTGAAATTAATACTATCAGAAATGAAAAATTTATTGATCCTTATTTTAGCTATCGCTATTGCATCTTGCGGGAACTCGAAGAAGAACAAAGAGTCCGAGAGCAAAAAAATGAACATCGCTGCAGCCGGAGCTACTTTCCCCTTACCATTCTACAACTTGGCATTCAAGACCTACCAAGAGAAAACGGGTAACGCCGTGACTTACGGGGGTATTGGTAGTGGCGGTGGTATCAGAAGCCTGAAAGACAAGATTGTTGATTTCGGGGGATCGGATGCCTACCTGTCTGACGCGGAGATGCAAGAGATGCCCTACGCAACGGTACACATCCCGACTTGTATGGGAGCCGTGGTTATGGCTTACAATTTACCGGAAGTGAAAGAATTAAAACTTTCCGGAGAGGTGGTTGCCGACATCTATCTGGGCAAAATCACCAAATGGAATGATGCTAAAATTCAGGAATTAAATCCCGGAGTAACTCTTCCGGACAAAGAATTAACCCCGGTATACCGTTCAGATGGTAGCGGTACCACCTTCGTTTTCAGTGATTACTTGACGAAAGTAAGCAATGATTGGAAAGAAAACGTGGGTACAGGTAAATCATTGAAATGGCCGGCAGGCTTGGCAGCTAAAGGTAATCCCGGTGTAGCCGGAACAATCAGCCAAACCCCCGGAGCGATCGGATACGTGGGATCAGAGTACGCTTTCTCCTTGAATATTCCGATGGCCCAAATGAAAAACGCTTCCGGCAACTTCATCATGCCGAATACAGAAAGTATTTCCGCAGCAGCAAAAGGCGAAATGCCGGCAGATACCCGTACCATGATCACGAACTCTTCCGCACCGGACGCTTACCCCATCAGTTGTTTCACATGGATTATCCTTTACAAGGAACAAGCCTATGCAAACAGAAGCCTAGCACAAGCACAGGCAACCGTGAAATTACTCGATTGGATGTTAAGCCCGGAAGCACAAGCATTGACTACAAAAGTTCATTACTCTCCCCTTCCCCAATCAGCCGTGGCTAACGCCAAAACACTATTAAACTCTATAAGTTTCGAGGGCAAAAAAGTCCTGAATTAATAAAGTTACAAGTTTACAGGTTGCAAGTTGAATCTTGCCAACCTGTAACTTGTAACCTGTAACTTGTAACTAACTATGCGTGATCTTATTTTTAAACGGCTACTCTCTATTTGTTGTATCCTGATTCTACTGATTAGTGCCGGCATGATTTATTCACTGGTCAGCGGCTCGATCCCGGCTCTCAGCCATTACGGATTCTTCCAGTTTATCGGGTCAACAGAATGGGATCCCCATCCGGACAGAGAAACTTATGGAGCCCTTTCCTTTATCGTGGGAACCCTCCTAACCTCTTTTCTGGCACTTATATTCTGTATCCCATTTTCTCTGCCCGTGGCACTTTTCACGGGTGAATTCTTTCGAGGTAAAAAGATTGCCACGTTCATCAGTTCCATTATAGATTTACTCGCGGGAATTCCCTCGATCGTGTACGGATTATGGGGATTTTATACCTTCCGCCCGATTATCATCGAGATGGGAGTCAATTCACAAGGATTCGGAGTATTGACCTCATCCATTATTCTGGCAATCATGATCATCCCCTATGCATCCTCCCTCAGTGGCGAGTTCATATCCATGGTTCCCAACGAACTGAAAGAGGCTGCATATAGTTTGGGAGCCACCCGCTACGAGGTGATCAGAACAGTCACTTTTCCCTCTGCCGGTTCCGGAGTATTTGCCAGCTATATCCTAGCTCTGGGACGGGCTCTTGGAGAAACCATGGCAGTAACCATGCTTATCGGCAACACGAATAACTTGCCCACCTCACTGGCAGACACGGGTAACACGATGGCCAGTATCATCGCAAACCAGTTCGGAGAGGCAGACGGGTTAAAATTAAGCTCCTTGATTGCCATCGGGTTACTATTATTCCTGATCACGGCAATCATCAATCTAGTGGCAAAACTCATCATCAAGAAACTTAATTGATTGCAAC
Proteins encoded in this region:
- the pstC gene encoding phosphate ABC transporter permease subunit PstC translates to MRDLIFKRLLSICCILILLISAGMIYSLVSGSIPALSHYGFFQFIGSTEWDPHPDRETYGALSFIVGTLLTSFLALIFCIPFSLPVALFTGEFFRGKKIATFISSIIDLLAGIPSIVYGLWGFYTFRPIIIEMGVNSQGFGVLTSSIILAIMIIPYASSLSGEFISMVPNELKEAAYSLGATRYEVIRTVTFPSAGSGVFASYILALGRALGETMAVTMLIGNTNNLPTSLADTGNTMASIIANQFGEADGLKLSSLIAIGLLLFLITAIINLVAKLIIKKLN
- the pstS gene encoding phosphate ABC transporter substrate-binding protein PstS encodes the protein MKNLLILILAIAIASCGNSKKNKESESKKMNIAAAGATFPLPFYNLAFKTYQEKTGNAVTYGGIGSGGGIRSLKDKIVDFGGSDAYLSDAEMQEMPYATVHIPTCMGAVVMAYNLPEVKELKLSGEVVADIYLGKITKWNDAKIQELNPGVTLPDKELTPVYRSDGSGTTFVFSDYLTKVSNDWKENVGTGKSLKWPAGLAAKGNPGVAGTISQTPGAIGYVGSEYAFSLNIPMAQMKNASGNFIMPNTESISAAAKGEMPADTRTMITNSSAPDAYPISCFTWIILYKEQAYANRSLAQAQATVKLLDWMLSPEAQALTTKVHYSPLPQSAVANAKTLLNSISFEGKKVLN